A part of Sulfurifustis variabilis genomic DNA contains:
- a CDS encoding c-type cytochrome translates to MLAGAALLTAALVLPAPPAAASELAKRGEYVYRASGCGNCHTDREAGGAELAGGAALETPFGVFYAPNITPDREHGIGAWSDEDFLRAMREGVSPQGSHYYPAFPYTSYTRLTDEDLRALKAYLFTVSPAARPDRPHELPWYARLRPLLYFWKWLYFEPGPYRPDPQQSPAWNRGAYLATAAAHCGECHTPRDRFGGFDRERRFAGTKDGPEGAVVPNITPDRKTGIGRWSERDIAYYLETGMTPDGDFAGDVMADVIDNGLSHLAKDDLRAIAHYLKSLPAIEHAVSKRKKDKPGKRDEFEY, encoded by the coding sequence GTGCTCGCAGGCGCGGCGCTCCTGACCGCCGCGCTCGTCCTGCCCGCGCCGCCGGCGGCCGCGTCGGAGCTCGCGAAGCGCGGCGAGTATGTGTACCGCGCCTCGGGCTGCGGCAACTGCCATACCGATCGCGAGGCCGGGGGCGCCGAGCTCGCGGGCGGCGCGGCGCTCGAGACGCCCTTCGGCGTGTTCTACGCGCCGAACATCACGCCCGATCGCGAGCACGGCATCGGTGCGTGGAGCGACGAGGACTTCCTGCGCGCGATGCGCGAGGGCGTGAGCCCGCAAGGCAGCCACTACTACCCGGCTTTTCCGTATACCTCGTACACGAGGCTGACAGACGAGGACCTGCGCGCGCTCAAGGCCTACCTCTTCACGGTTTCCCCGGCCGCCCGACCCGACCGCCCCCACGAGCTGCCCTGGTACGCGCGGCTCCGGCCGCTGCTCTATTTCTGGAAGTGGCTCTACTTCGAGCCCGGGCCGTATCGGCCCGACCCGCAGCAGTCCCCCGCCTGGAATCGCGGCGCGTACCTCGCGACCGCCGCCGCGCACTGCGGCGAGTGTCACACGCCGCGCGACCGCTTCGGCGGCTTCGACCGGGAGCGCCGGTTCGCCGGCACGAAGGACGGGCCCGAAGGGGCCGTCGTGCCCAACATCACGCCCGACAGGAAAACCGGCATCGGCCGCTGGAGCGAGCGCGACATCGCGTACTACCTCGAGACGGGCATGACGCCCGACGGCGACTTCGCGGGAGACGTCATGGCCGACGTCATCGACAACGGCCTGAGCCACCTGGCGAAGGACGATTTGCGGGCGATCGCCCACTACCTGAAATCGTTGCCGGCGATCGAGCACGCGGTGAGCAAGCGCAAGAAGGACAAGCCGGGGAAGCGGGACGAATTCGAGTATTAG